Genomic window (Grus americana isolate bGruAme1 chromosome 25, bGruAme1.mat, whole genome shotgun sequence):
TGACCTAACCGCAGCTCCTAGCTAGCAGAGTCTCGGCACGTCACCCTCTGCTCATGTCCAGACAGAAACCCCATGGCACCAGCTGGCATGCAGAGCCGAGCTGTGCTGCCAAAGCCAGGCACCCAGGAAGAGCCGGGCCAGCTGCGAGGGTTAGGAGCTAcgtgctccccagctgcagagcagggagaaggaggttTAAACTGCCAAACCCAGAAGCAAACTTTACAGTAGGATCCTCCTCTATACAGCAAACTTGGTCCCAACGTCAGGGGTTCATCTGTCTTCAGTTATCTGTTCATAGCATTGGCTCCTCTCTGTTGGGAGTGGAGGTGTCTCATATCTGATGTTTGGGGAGGTGAATCCTGCCCTGGTGCCCTGCTCTTACTGCCTTGCTGTAACAAAGTCTTAGTCCTGCACCTGCATCTCTCCAGGCACACAAGGAAGCAAATCTGGCACCATAAGAAAACCAAGGCTGCATGCACCGAGCTGCTGTCCCTGGCTGTGGTTGTAGAAGCAGAACATGTCATCTTCCTATGACAGGAGACTCTTCCAGCCCCATCGGCCATGGGTGGAGGCTGCAACGAGGCATTTGTTGTGTCCTGGAGCTGCCAGTGCTGGCTGTGGTCCGCAGCAATGCACAAGACAGGCTGTGCCAAGGATGAGGTTTAGTTGCTTGACAAAAGTACCAAAAATTATGTGAAAAGGGGGTTTGATTGACAAGAGGCAAATGATCAAATGGCCCTAAAGCACGAAGGGAAAGACAAAAATCCTTTGCTGGCAGAGGTAGTTTGTAAGAAAATAGCCATCAAGCCTTGGGGTTGCATCTGTCTGCATGCAGGGAGGATGTAGTCACTGCCTGAAGGTCAGCACTGGAGACCCAAAAGCCAAACTAAGCTCTTCTTGCATATCAAAGTCCTGTGAACACAATGGTGGCATCATGATAAGcataaaagcaaaggcaaaaattgcttttgaagaGTGAATATACAAGGAGGCAGACAAAACAGAAGCACTGATGTTTGCCAGCCCGCTAAGGAATGAACATGCATCTTGGCTGGATTGGAGATAAAAGAAGAAACTCAGGAGGTCCGGGGCACTGCTGCATGACTTCTTGGCACAGAGAGGTGGGGAGATCCCAGGGGCAGGTGAAGGGGGTGCCAGCTGCAGTGACACCACTTTGCCCAACACATGCAGCAAAATCTGCATCCTTCCCCAAGACCACCCCAGTTGAGCTCTTCCCTCCTACGATGCCTTTGGGCACTGGAAGAAGACGTGCCGAGAAAACATGCATTACAAAGCAATAAATGCCATGTCCCCATCTCCTTGGTTTTCTGCAGGGagataaaaaatgcaaactccTGTTAAGAGGAGGCCCATTTCAGAGAACCATCTGAACCCATCCAGGGTTGGATGAGGCTGCTGGATCAGCAGTGTCACCAGTGTCACTGGCTGTGGATGCTCCCCTGCTTGCACACACATCCAGGCCGGCACAGGAAGTATGTTGGGGTCTGGACTGGGCAAAACTGCAGAACATCCAGCTGGAAACCATTTAGAAAAGCTGAGAAAGCACCTAGGGTTCAGAGAGGTGCAGGCACTAGATCCATCCCTGGTTAAAAAGGTGATTAAAAAGAGGATAACTCTTAGGAGGTATGATAGGAAGGGATCAAACAGCGCAGTCTGCTAAGGGAGATGCATCCTGCCGCTTGTTAGGTTATCGTCTGTTCATTGGGGATGAAGGAGGGCAACCCACAGACCTCTGGAGCCCTTTGGGAAGGGACTGGTGACAGAAGGAGAGCAGTGATGCCTTAGAGAGCTGCAGTGGGACCTCGGCACACCTGGGTCCTGCAGGCTCTGCCTACATTCAGGGCACTCGGACATTgaaccctcctctggacccaaGACCTTGGCTGGGTtaaacttttcctttcccaaagcaccaccacaggctgcagtgtgtGAACGTGCAGTGGTAAATCACTCAGGTGAGATGGAGGAGGCTCTGGCCTGTATTCAGAGCTAAACTATCATGATTTTCAGCGGGTCGCTTACCTCCCTCAAGAGTCCTGGCCACGGGTCTGTCCCCTGCCATGGCACAGACCAGCGCAGGCTGTCCTCATGCTCCCCCATGGCACCTCCCCATTGCCTCCTGGGGACTTCACGATGATCTCACCCGGTTTCTATCAGAAATGCCTGTTTTACAGCAGCTCCTCCCTTGTAGGCGTAGTCCAAGACCTTCCTGAGGCTGGACTGTCCTGCATCCTCCCATGCATCTTCCCCGGCTGCAGTGGGGCCCTGTGGCTGCTCCTGTGTGATGGAGGTGCAGAGTTGGTGACAGTGAGACTGGGGTGGCGAGTCTGGAGGTCAGAGGTATCTGTCTTTGTAACGCTCCTGGTGTTTTTCTCTTGTTAGGAAAGCAGATCAAGCGAGAAGAATAAGGGAGCCaagaatgaagaagaaaagggaaaggaagctCCTTCCAAAGACCTGGCCCGGAAACGAGATACAAAAGTGGGGAAAGActctaaaaaggaagaaagcgTTCAGAAAACAGACCCAAAAGTTAAAGCTGAGGCTGAGACCAAGACCAAAGAGGAGAGCGCTATCAACAGCAAAGTCAAGGCCATGGAGAAAAAGCTGATGGGGAAGgacaaaaaagaggaagagaagggctCAAAGTTGAAGGACACAGGGAAGgataaaaaagaggaagaaaagggttCAGCATTAAAGAAGGATGCAAGGAAGgataaaaaggaggaagaaaagggctCAGCATTAAAGAAGGATGCAGGCAAGgataaaaaggaagatgagaagGGCTCGGCAGCAAAGAAGGAGACAGGGAAGgacaaaaaagaagaagaaaagggttCTGCATTAAAGAAGGGCACAGGGAAGgacaaaaaggaggaagataagagttcaggattaaaaaaagaggcagaaaaagacacaaagggAGAAGACAAGAAcgaaaatgataaaaaagaagaggaaaagagttcagctttgaaaaaatcaAAGGCAGTTGAGAAGGAGAAATCCCagccagaagcagaaaaggcagcagaggagaaacaGGAGGCCAAGGTGGCAGCTGAGAGCAGCCCCTCCAAGCCCACCACCGGCAGCTCCTCAGATCAAGCCAAGGATGACGAAGCCTCCAGCATTTTTGATGAGCTTATCGAGAAGGTGAAGAACAACGACGCCGAGGTCACTGAAGTGAACGTGAACAACTCAGACTGTATCAACAATGAGACCCTAGTGCGCTTCACCGAGGCCCTGGAGTTCAACACCGTGGTCAAGCTGTTTGCCTTGGCCAACACCCGTGCTGACGACCACGTGGCCTTCGCCATTGCCATCATGCTGAAGTCCAACAAAGTGCTGACGAGCATCAACCTGGACTCCAACCACATCACAGGCAAGGGCATCCTGGCCATTTTCCGGGCACTGCTGCAGAACAACACGCTGACAGAACTGCGTTTCCACAACCAGCGGCACATCTGTGGGGGGAAGACGGAGATGGAGATCGCCAAGCTCCTGAAGGAAAACACCACACTCCTGAAGCTGGGCTACCACTTTGAGCTGGCCGGACCACGCATGACAGTCACCAACCTGCTGAGCCGAAATATGGACAAACAGAGGCAGAAACGCCTCCAGGAGCAGAAACTGGCACAGGAACGTGGGGAGAAGAAGGACCTCCTGGAGGTGCCCAAGCCCGGAGCCCTGCCAAAGGGGTCCCCCAAGCCATCCCCACAGCCATCCCCCAAGGCTTCCCCCAAAAGCTCTCCCAAGAAGGGGGGGGCCCCTGCCGCAccacccccacctcctcctccactcGCCCCACCGCTGATCAACGAGAACTTGAGGAACTCGCTCTCGCCGGCCACACAGAGGAAGTTGGGAGACCGGGTGCTGCCGGTCCAAGAGAAGAACTCACGGGACCAGCTCCTGGCGGCCATCCGCTCCAGCAACCTCAAACAGCTCAAGAAGGCAAGTGCAGGGCTGCAGTCGGGTCGCCTCAGGCAGCACCCGCGGGGTTAGTCTATGGGCTGAGATCTGAGGTCATGTTCATTATCACTTGGGTAGTGGAGAGGTGAGGGCTGTCCTTCTCCAGTGCAGGATACAGAGTGGGACATCCATGGTCCCAAGCCGTGCACAGAGCATGTGGCAGGGGCAGATCCATCCCTTTGCCAAGAACATGGGGCAGGCAGATCCATCCCTTGCAGAGCAGATGGGGTCAGCAGATCCATCCCTTGACAGAGCAACAGGAGAAGATCCATCCCTTGGCAGAGAGCATGAAAGGGGCAGATCCATCCCTTGGCAAAGTCGCTGGGGTGGGCAGATCCACCTCATTCCAGCAGTCAGGTTTGGCTCCAGGGTTTGGCACACAAGGAAGAAGCCAGCTTTAACCTATAACCCCAGGGGATGGAAATCCAGGACCTCCCCATGCAGAAAAGGAGCAGTGCTTAGCCACAGCGAGGGAGGCTCACAACCCTGTGTGGACCAGTGTCTGTGCAGGCAAGAGCACGCAGGCAGTGGGTCCCCAAGGGCAGAGACTCGCCGAGCTCTTGCTGCCGCGTTGGCATGGCTGAGCCCACTCCCATGGGAGTGGGAGGtagcccaggctggccagagaGGCTGCGTCTCCAACGCCAGTCCCAGCGCAATGCCTTGAAACATCTCCCTCGCACCAGGTGGTTTTATGTCCCTGGCCAGGCTGTCCACGAGCTGGAGCCTGGGGACAACCAGCCTGGCCAAGAGGAAGAGATGTCCCTGGAGCACTGAGCATTCCTGGCAACAACGGAGAGAGGGGCCCAGCTCCACCACGGCAGGTCCCCGGGCCATTCCAGCATCCCTTTTCATTGCTCCCCACTCCTCCCAATAACGGGGTGTCTTCTCCGGCAGGTGGAGGTACCGAAGCTGCTGCAGTAGGAAGCGGGACAGctttccccctgcagcccggtgTGGCAGACCCCAGGACGCTCGCCTTTCTCGTGACTGTTTCCATGACAAGCCCTTTGGGACCCTGCAGTGACCAACGCCAAGGAGCAGCGATCTCTCTGGGATGGACGGAGGAAGGGCCGGGCCCGAGGAGGGCCAGCACGGTCGTTCGATGCAGTGCGGGAGGAAGAcgttgtatttattatttttacggTTATGAAGCCTTCAAGCTCTTTCTTTTGCCAGCACCGTGCCCCACTCTGCCCAGCCGCCTGGAGATGCCGAGGACAGAGGAGGGGTCTGCAGAGCCCGTCCTTGCAGAAAACTCCCCTCGGAGCACACCGAAGGGGCTTGGCACCCTCCATCCCGGCTTGCCAGCAGGGCCCCCGAGGTGGTCCAGCGGAGGTACCCCCCCAGCCTTGTTTTTTGGAGGGCAGGGGACAGCCACATCGTTGTCATGGCTTGCCTCCCCACGGGGTGTCTGGGTGGCCAGAAGTGTTATGGGGCGCAGGCACAGCAGTGGGGTGCTGGCTTGTGGGGTGCAGGTTTGACATCAGGAGGAATTGGGGGGGTCAGAGAAGGGAGCGGCCAGGGAGAGACGGGAGAACAGAGGCGGTGGGGAGACAGGGGGTTGTGCCACAGCCTGGAGGATTTTTGAAGTTTGGCTTTTCAACCCAATTTAGGGTACGGgtttcttcccctcttcttgACCCACCACCCCTGACCACTCCACCTGCACCCCCATGGAGAAACCAAATCCTCCCCGGGGAGAGCAGGGGGGTGGCGTGTGCCTGTGCTGCCAGTGccaccagcagccctgcccACACCTCCACCCGTGGGCACGGGGCCAGGCAGGGACACTGCCTGCCCCCCAaagtgggttttggggggtgcGCGAtgcccacacacacaccccccccgcaGCTGCCCGGCATGAAACCTCGTTTGCGATTTGTACGACTGCGGCCACTGCATCAGCAATAAAGCTCACCCAACGCTTCCCCCCGCCTCGGGGACGGTtctgtgccccaggggtctCTAGGAGCGATGACATGGTGGGGGGAGGGGCGCAGGGGTTGTGTGGAAAtgggctcagcacccccccgGCCTGGGGCAGCTCTCCCCTCTCccggcacccagcaccccaccaCAGGGCCGCCTGAACTGGGTGCATTGGGCATCCCCCAAACTGGGCACCCCGGGGCTCCCGCAGGCCTGCGGGGCACAACAGCGATGGGACCACTGTGCCAGAGCGGGGTGgtgcctgggggagggggggctccCCACTGGCTCGGGGACCCCCCCATGGGCACGGACTGCACGGCCGAGCCGCAGCTGCCGAAACCGGGTGAAATGCCTATATTTGGGCATTTTGCAGGAGGGCAGCGCCTCAGCCTCGgcgtgcagccagcacagccaggggaGCAGAGCCGGCGGGCATGGGGGgtccccgcgccccccgccccgctcccgcctCCCCGGTGCCCCGGGGGTGTTGGGGGGCGTGAggggggtgtttggggtggggtggggtgccTGACCCCACctggcaccctgaccccccatGCAGGCACCCGGGGCCAGCGGCGACTCCACACCGAGCACCCCGAGACCACCCAGCCACCGCCAACCGTGCGCCCGGGGCTGCCGGGACACAGCCCAAACCGGGCACCGGGGGACCACCCCGAGCCGAGCACCCTGGGGCCGCCTGGAGcgccacccaccccccccaaaccggGCGCCCCGGTGCCACTGGGACACCCCGAACTGAGCACCCGCCATCCCCGGAGCCTGACGGCCGGTGTTGTGACCTGACCACCGGCAGCCGGTAGGGGTCGCGCTACCGGAGCGGACCAGATCGGGTCGGCAGGGGGCGCTATAACGAACCGGGACTGCGGTTCCCGGCAGAGAGCGGTACCGGAGCCGTACCGGAGCGGCTgtgcgcggcggcggccggcAGGGGGCGGGATAACGAAccggggcagcggcggcggccggcAG
Coding sequences:
- the LMOD1 gene encoding leiomodin-1, encoding MSKVAKYRRQVSEDPDIDSLLSTLSPEEMEELEKELDVVDPDGSIPLELSQKNQTENSSSGPQNCDTVLNHCEKETRKLIQREHSIDESRSSEKNKGAKNEEEKGKEAPSKDLARKRDTKVGKDSKKEESVQKTDPKVKAEAETKTKEESAINSKVKAMEKKLMGKDKKEEEKGSKLKDTGKDKKEEEKGSALKKDARKDKKEEEKGSALKKDAGKDKKEDEKGSAAKKETGKDKKEEEKGSALKKGTGKDKKEEDKSSGLKKEAEKDTKGEDKNENDKKEEEKSSALKKSKAVEKEKSQPEAEKAAEEKQEAKVAAESSPSKPTTGSSSDQAKDDEASSIFDELIEKVKNNDAEVTEVNVNNSDCINNETLVRFTEALEFNTVVKLFALANTRADDHVAFAIAIMLKSNKVLTSINLDSNHITGKGILAIFRALLQNNTLTELRFHNQRHICGGKTEMEIAKLLKENTTLLKLGYHFELAGPRMTVTNLLSRNMDKQRQKRLQEQKLAQERGEKKDLLEVPKPGALPKGSPKPSPQPSPKASPKSSPKKGGAPAAPPPPPPPLAPPLINENLRNSLSPATQRKLGDRVLPVQEKNSRDQLLAAIRSSNLKQLKKVEVPKLLQ